DNA sequence from the Streptomyces sp. HUAS 15-9 genome:
CCCTCACCCAGGTGCTCTTCGCACAGCTCAAGGACCTCCAGCCGGGCACGCCGGAGCACAACCGGGTGCGAGGGGCGCTCATCGAGGCCAATCTGCCGCTCGTGCGCTACGCGGCCGCCCGGTTCCGCTCCCGCAACGAGCCCATGGAGGACGTGGTCCAGGTCGGCACGATCGGCCTCATCAACGCCATCGACCGCTTCGACCCGGACCGGGGCGTGCAGTTCCCGACCTTCGCCATGCCGACGGTGGTGGGCGAGATCAAGCGGTACTTCCGGGACAACGTCCGCACCGTCCACGTACCGCGCCGGCTGCACGAGCTGTGGGTCCAGGTCAACAGCGCGACGGAGGACCTGACGACCGCCTTCGGACGCTCCCCCACGACCGCCGAGATCGCCGAGCGGCTGCGCATCAGCGAGGAGGAGGTGCTGTCCTGCATCGAGGCCGGACGCTCGTACCACGCGACGTCCCTGGAGGCCGCCCAGGAGGGCGACGGGCTGCCGGGCCTGCTGGACCGCATCGGCTACGAGGACCCGGCCCTGGACGGCGTGGAGCACCGCGATCTGGTCCGCCACCTCCTGGTCCAACTCCCCGAACGCGAACAGAGAATCCTTCTCCTGCGCTACTACAGCAATCTCACGCAGTCTCAGATCAGCGCGGAACTCGGCGTGTCGCAGATGCACGTCTCGCGGCTACTCGCGCGTAGCTTCCAGCGACTGCGCTCGGCGAACCGGATCGACGCGTAGCCGACGTAACCGCAAAAACGATCGAGCCATCACCGGCGCGAGCGATTCGCTCACCAGGGCTGTTCCCGACAGTTGTGCGTCGAAAAACCGTCAGACCGCCTCTTTCCAGGGCCGATTCGTAACTCACATGTCGACATGTCACTACAGCGTGTTGCCGACATGTGACATTCTGCGGGAAGCGCGTTTGCCGTGGCTCCGGCTCCGGTATTCAGGTGAAGGCTGCGTTCCTCGAAAGGATCGCC
Encoded proteins:
- a CDS encoding RNA polymerase sigma factor SigF produces the protein MSASTAPPQEEASAPASTPTPASTPASTSASTATSAPTSTSASALTPAPALAPAPEKRRGADTRALTQVLFAQLKDLQPGTPEHNRVRGALIEANLPLVRYAAARFRSRNEPMEDVVQVGTIGLINAIDRFDPDRGVQFPTFAMPTVVGEIKRYFRDNVRTVHVPRRLHELWVQVNSATEDLTTAFGRSPTTAEIAERLRISEEEVLSCIEAGRSYHATSLEAAQEGDGLPGLLDRIGYEDPALDGVEHRDLVRHLLVQLPEREQRILLLRYYSNLTQSQISAELGVSQMHVSRLLARSFQRLRSANRIDA